The nucleotide window tcattttaaaataagatTAAATTGAATAATGTGTTCCACTATTGCATTACAACACACAATTATACAAAATGAATAacaaatattaaatttacctTCAGCAAATGAATCAACACGTTCTGGGGAAATAATCAACTTCCAACGCATTGCTCTGTATTCATCTTCTCTATCAGCAATAGTTGATATCCGATGTTCAGCAAATGGGTCAAAGTCTTCTCCTGCCACATCATTGAGAATCGCAGCTGGTGCTGTGAAAGTTTGCCTGCCTCCAATTGCAACTGCTCCATCATAATCTTCTCCTTCAACTTCATCAGTTGTGGCAATTAAAGTTACATATCCATCAAATCGACTTTGAACTTCATCGTAGATTTCTGAATAAAAAAAGCCTGAAACGTCAAATCCGATGTGATCTTTTTCATATATATCTACCTTGCTCCTTAGCTGGATTTCCTGAACTTGAGCTGCAATTTCTGTAAAGCATGCTGGAAACTTGGAAAGACATATCAATATCCGCAGTCGtctgctttgtttttattttaccaagTTGAAATTATTGCTGccgtttatttcttttttcaatttttcaataatttaatAATTCCGAAAAATGGAATGCTATGGAATGAAAACGTTAACAGAACATTTTTATCCGTAATTAGTAATCTATAAGATTCTTTCCAGAATTAGTTCTACCGTAAGTTTATTTATTCAAAGTCTAAATCCATCTATTGGCGAATTTCGTCTCCAATCTACAGGCGAATTTCATTCGTTTCCTCCGACCCAAAATGGAAAATGCCTCGCCCTAAATCACTTCgggaaattaaattttaacaaGAAAGTAAACAATAAGCAATATTAAATTTTACAAGAGGGGACGTAGAGCTAAACctgatatatttatttattaaatcgTTCTTACTTAAGTCTCTGGTACCGACAATCTCGTACAAGCAATCTCGTACCGACAATCTCGTACCCAAAGGGGACGAACCCCGCTTGGTGCCGCAGCGCTCACCCCCTGCGACCGTATATAAGGCAGCCCAGTTTCCCTCAGATTTCATTAAGCGGCTTGGAGCAATGCCAGGCGGTTGGTTAGAGTAGTAGCTCTTCTACgacgaagaaattttttaatatatctTCTGTCAAGAGCCGATGATCTCGTACTGACCGCTTAGAAGCTCCAATCTCGTACCGATGATCTCGTACCGGTACGAGATAGATGGTACGAGATAAAAATGGTACGAGATAGGGGTAGACCTTCTTTGTTTCGGGAATCTTTCGCGTCCATCGAAATCACACAGCTTCAAATGGTTGCCATGGtttccaataagttttcatgtcgcgagaaaatatggaaaacggaaaactttagaaaaaagtcggggtggggaaaggtaacaattcagaggttagcctttccccgactttttcctcaaattctccgttttccaaattttgctcgcagcaaaaatactgaaatcatggcaaccgtctcgtttttgcagtcaaaacaaattttaaaaaaagttgcatgctttttttgtttgtattttgcaattaaaagcTATGCCATCTAGTGCTCATAAggaatttttatattttgggctaccggggggtgcctcttttttgtggaggatactgtaccatCAACCTTACAAGACAGTTACTTACAGTCGAGTAAGTTCATTAACTCATAGATTCATGGCTAAAAAAAGTAAatcatattttgtttttagtgCAAACCACTGAAAGCATTCAAGTTCTGAATGGGCCGTTCTCACTGCCACACTCCAATGCTTCCCTGTCTGTTGAttctgatttgttttgttcttcacCTATGGTTAATTCCTCGTCTAGGCCGATCGCTGCTGTTGATTCTGGTTTTGAAAATGTTCGTTCTTCACCAAATGGACGTTCTTCTGTTCTTTCGTCTACTGATTCTGGCTTTGGTAGTTACTACACTGCTCCACGAGAAATTGCAAAAACGCCATCTTTGCTTACCTCTTCTATTGGTGTTGGTGGTGCTTTCGTCCGTTACGAACCAGCAGCTGAAAAAAACACAATGGAATTtcatcgttcaattttgaaacaattggCAAAACTATCTCAGAACTCAGCATTGCAGGCATCCATAATTGAAGCAAGAATGAATGATATTGATGCCAAACTCAAAGCCTTTGTTGATCAGCCACACGAACGTAGAGCGGAAGTTGACGCCGCCACGACATCGGTAGTCATGCCAACACTTTCTATACCTTCCATGGAGATGCTTTTGACTTTCGAAGACATGTTAATTAACGATGACATTCGTTTTGAACtggtaatttcttttttagttcgGTTTacattaaaataataatatatgtGTAATGTCGTATTTCAGAGTCGGATTGTGAAAGCTGGTGGTGGAATAACTTTGGCGGACGCCGTGAAACGAGCATGGCTGAAGAGCTTGAGTCTACAAGTACGTGCTTTGTGTTATTGGTGTGGAAAACCAAGAAAAGGTATCCAGAAACACAAACTCAAAGGCTCCCGTGTGACTGGTGCTGTATTTCgtaagattttgtttttctaactCATTATTACTCATATGGTTAAATATTTCATACCGATTAAATCTATATGTCCACCATTGACTCGTGTTGCTGTTCTGTGCCTATGTCTACCTTCTTTCTATTGTTCAACAGAAATGTTTCAGTTGTACCTTACTTTTCATTTATCTTTGTATTCAGGTGGAATCAGAAGCATaacacaatttaaaaacagCACAGATGCAGAACTAGAGCACGAGACTAAAAAGGTGTTTAAACACGGACCAGAGAGAGCTAGGAATCACAGAGCTCACggtgacgacgacgacgacgatgatgatCGCGGTAATATTCTAGAACGTCCTGTTGCTGGAAAAAGCACCCGTCCAAGTGATCCTCGTCCCCCAAGAGCTGGTGGTTCTACTTCAATTTAGTTTCTAAATCTTCacgtcattttttattttgtgtgtacgtgtcgtagaaaataaaacaaaattaaatcgattcaatttgtttttcgtgattGATTAACGCCTTGAACGACGTAAGTTGGAAAAGAATGGTCGGTTTCCAGTACATCCATAGAATGGCTAAATGaggtttattttaatttaatacGACGTTCCGGGTACGTCGCTAACGAACATTTCGCTGTTCTACGAACATCCCATTGATATATAATTTATAAAGGTAGGCATGGGTCTGGTACCAACCGGGTTGTCACGGCGTTGAATGGATGTCACTCTGACAGACTTTCGatgctacaaaataaaaatgaattcctTTAAGCATCTTACTTTGGATATCCAGTGGAAGTAACGAATGGATATCCTGAAGAGCGGCAAATTGTTTTTGCACGGATGTCCTTTGGACATAAAAAACGGACAACTTCAGGATATCCATGGACGGTATGGTGTTATAAGAGAAGTGCATCGAAAATGACGGGGAAGATGAATGCACGAAGCAGGGTCGCAAATTTCAGTGTCAGAATCTAATTCagaatcttcttctttctcggcAAATTCTAAAGACGGGCAAGCTTCATTAGAATGGCGGTCCAAAATTTCTCCTATATCAATGTAAACTACGTCGTCGTCGTAATAAAAACAATCTTCTAGCTTTTCAGCTTCAGCTTCAGCTATATTAGAGGAGCCTCGTGGAGGACGGCCTTCTTTTTCGTTGGATGGAAACATATTGAAAGattcaaaaaatttgatcCATTGTCAGTTATAGTGCAGTTTACTTTTGTAGTAATTTTGAATTCTGCGTGCATATCAGCAATTTCCCTGGCCAGCATATCGTACGTGTGCGATACATAGACACGTCGAACAACAAGGCACGCACTACGACGAATAATATCGCTTGAATCTTTGCTACCTTCGCCATGCCAATGGGCCGTCATCCCAAGAAAGCTGTGGCGATGAGAGGACCAACAGTCAGCTGTAGTTGAAATATGTTCAATCTTTTCCAATTCAGCaattatattttgttttttcttgtcgTATTTCTTGCTCAGAAGCCTTGCCATGGAATGCCGACTTTTTTATGACAAGCGGACCTATCAATCCCCCTACAAGCGCTTGAAACCCCTCCTTTTCTATTTCACAAAATGGCTACAGATCAACGATAATATGATTCCAGTGTTGAAAGCGGTACTTTGAAAAAGTTCCGCGGTGGCGGTACTGcggtaatttttttcaaaaaatgcgGTAGCGATAATGGCACCGGTAAAAATACCGCAGTAGTACCGCGGTACCGGTACAATTTGCgttacatttgaaaaaaaatataaattccTGAATCATTTTATCATTACGTTTGCCTATACCCAGACCTGCCGCAATCGCGATTGAAAAATAATCGCGATTGAAATTtcgattaaaattttaatcggcgattaaatcatttaaaaataatcgaaatcggcgattaaattttaaaaaacaattttcgaTTTCGATTATTTTTGCGATTATTTAGCGAAATCTATGAACGGAAAGTGAATGTTTGTGAATAGATTTACAAATACCTCGTGACGGTTTAAGCTAAATTCTTTAAAGAGTTGATAG belongs to Daphnia magna isolate NIES linkage group LG1, ASM2063170v1.1, whole genome shotgun sequence and includes:
- the LOC116922301 gene encoding uncharacterized protein LOC116922301, producing the protein MVNSSSRPIAAVDSGFENVRSSPNGRSSVLSSTDSGFGSYYTAPREIAKTPSLLTSSIGVGGAFVRYEPAAEKNTMEFHRSILKQLAKLSQNSALQASIIEARMNDIDAKLKAFVDQPHERRAEVDAATTSVVMPTLSIPSMEMLLTFEDMLINDDIRFELSRIVKAGGGITLADAVKRAWLKSLSLQVRALCYWCGKPRKGIQKHKLKGSRVTGAVFRGIRSITQFKNSTDAELEHETKKVFKHGPERARNHRAHGDDDDDDDDRGNILERPVAGKSTRPSDPRPPRAGGSTSI